In Scleropages formosus chromosome 18, fSclFor1.1, whole genome shotgun sequence, one DNA window encodes the following:
- the spmip4 gene encoding uncharacterized protein C7orf31 homolog — MTTPPQRAQQLPGGTEGHMHSSYGGSVIPDEKLTKTPIQRQHPFESHISRFALFPTFSSPDDADTGVRSTARSSLNPLIPTRAQDVTVLSKTKGAPFRHEVHLVGREKALTWPGQQGFYHSPAKTSEVLYPPPPKAVCPNPSLRPWSATLCERTARMLRNLERSRWVTSHQLDFTGSGPMNPIKLDDFHEKTIAMVAGVSPYIVQLREQSHPQFIPAKPMNGYKQRIREGHHFLQHHCPPTIQYDGHTDQASSSPERTDQGSQNDSHKRTPIMSGLATGHPWSDTELREGRRITCTSFSGPPWSPPISSHRGIGAPLSRSRSILLALQDSFSKTEAHRCFQQSLQGSPADLRDSIRTGKRHCFYGFNSYYFHD; from the exons ATGACGACACCCCCACAGAGGGCACAGCAGCTCCCTGGGGGTACCGAGGGCCATATGCACTCCAGCTATGGTGGAAGCGTCATACCTGA TGAGAAGCTGACAAAGACTCCCATCCAGAGGCAACACccatttgaatcccacatctCCCGCTTTGCCCTGTTCCCCACCTTCTCTTCCCCGGACGATGCGGATACTGGAGTGCGTTCCACAGCGAGATCCTCCCTGAACCCTCTCATCCCCACCCGTGCTCAGGATGTTACTGTGCTGAGCAAGACCAAGG GTGCTCCTTTCCGTCATGAAGTTCATTTGGTCGGCAGGGAAAAGGCCCTCACTTGGCCAGGACAGCAGGGCTTCTACCAT TCACCAGCAAAGACAAGTGAAGTCCTCTACCCACCCCCTCCAAAGGCTGTTTGCCCCAACCCATCCCTCCGTCCCTGGAGCGCCACGTTGTGCGAGCGGACGGCTCGCATGCTGCGCAACCTGGAGCGTTCACGTTGGGTGACCTCCCATCAGCTGGACTTCA CAGGCAGTGGACCCATGAACCCAATAAAGCTGGATGACTTTCACGAGAAGACAATCGCAATGGTTGCTGGTGTCAGCCCCTATATAGTCCAGCTG AGGGAGCAATCCCATCCTCAGTTTATACCTGCCAAACCAATGAATGGCTACAAGCAGAGGATCCGTGAAGGGCATCACTTCCTGCAGCATCACTGTCCACCTACCATTCAATATGATGGTCACACGGACCAGGCATCTTCCTCCCCTGAGAGGACTGATCAAGGCAGCCAAAATGACAGCCATAAAAGGACACCCATTATGTCAG GTCTGGCCACCGGGCACCCTTGGTCTGATACTGAActgagggagggaaggaggatcACTTGTACCAGCTTCAGCGGACCCCCATGGTCGCCTCCCATATCTTCCCACAGAGGGATTGGGGCTCCTCTCTCCAGGTCCCGATCCATCTTGCTGGCGCTCCAGGACTCCTTCAGCAAGACAGAAGCCCATCGATGCTTCCAGCAAAGCCTTCAGGGTTCTCCAGCAGACCTGCGAGACAGCATACGCACCGGAAAGCGGCACTGCTTCTACGGGTTCAACTCGTACTACTTCCATGATTGA